In one Alphaproteobacteria bacterium genomic region, the following are encoded:
- a CDS encoding TRAP transporter small permease has protein sequence MPPIKEGRWSIDNGSGQEECVSNGQSGPGEPAVTMGVSPVPVIGPLQRFSDLTVAVEKVLAGSAVAAIFLLLITNVITRALGTPLIWIDELAVYVMIAGAFVGASIAIRAREHIAVTLLGDVLGDRPRALLGIAVDLAVILFFVILAVLQWLWWDPVGVLGAESLGAYSAATFNFLYDEPTTTIGIRKAWFWSVLPLFCLTALVHALANMTASIAHLRGAA, from the coding sequence ATGCCGCCAATCAAGGAGGGCCGATGGTCGATCGACAACGGCTCCGGACAGGAGGAATGCGTGTCGAACGGGCAATCTGGACCGGGCGAGCCGGCGGTGACGATGGGGGTGTCCCCTGTCCCGGTGATCGGGCCACTTCAACGTTTCAGCGATCTGACCGTGGCCGTGGAGAAGGTGCTGGCCGGTTCGGCCGTGGCCGCGATCTTCCTGTTGTTGATCACGAATGTCATTACACGCGCCTTGGGAACCCCCTTGATCTGGATCGACGAACTGGCGGTTTATGTGATGATCGCCGGCGCCTTTGTCGGCGCGTCCATCGCCATCCGGGCGCGCGAGCATATCGCGGTGACGTTACTTGGTGATGTGCTGGGGGACAGGCCCCGTGCACTGCTGGGTATTGCGGTCGATCTGGCGGTGATCCTGTTCTTCGTGATCCTTGCCGTGCTGCAATGGCTGTGGTGGGACCCGGTCGGTGTTCTGGGGGCGGAGAGCCTGGGGGCCTATAGCGCCGCGACGTTCAACTTCCTCTATGACGAGCCGACCACGACCATCGGCATTCGCAAGGCCTGGTTCTGGTCCGTGCTGCCGCTGTTCTGCCTGACGGCGCTGGTTCATGCGCTGGCCAACATGACGGCCAGTATCGCCCACTTGCGGGGGGCGGCCTGA